The sequence CGACGGCATCGATGTCGCTTTATTCGGAGGAGATGTGAATGATTAGTGCACAAAGTCGTTGGAATACGTTACGACGTCCGTTGATGACAATAGCTTTATGCGGCGCGGTAGCGATGAGCGTGCAAGGTTGTGTCGGATTGTTGCTTGGCGGCGCGGTAGTCGGAGGATTTGCGGCAACTGATCGTCGTACGCTGGGTGCGCAAACCGATGATAAAACGATTGCTATTAAAGCCGAGTCACGCATTGTCGGTATCGTCGGAGAGCCAAGTCACATTAATGTGACCAGCTTCAATCGCCGCGTATTGATAACCGGCGAAGTGCGCGATGATGCTGCGAAAGTTGCCGCAGAACAAGAGACGAAAGCAATCGAAGGTGTGCATTCAGTCCTCAATGAATTGGTAGTCGCTGAGCCATCATCTTTTGGGCAACGTTCTAACGATACGTACATTACGAGCAAGGTCAAAGCTTCCTTGCTTGACGCAAAAGATGTCTTTGGCAATGCGGTCAAAGTCGTCACTGAGCGTGGGGTCGTATACTTAATGGGCCAGGCGACCGAACGTGAAGCCAAGCGTGCGGCGGAAATCGCGGCCGGCGTTGATGGTGTGCAAAAAGTCGTTAAGGCCTTTGAGTACATGACGGAAGAAGAGTTGACGCAGTTGTCGTCGGCACCTCAGAAATAAAAAAGTAACAAAAATAGCAATAAAAAGCTAAAAAATCGATGGATAGCGTTTGGCAGCGCGGGCTGGTCAATAACCGACACCCGCGCTGACCAAAGCGCCAGATTGTTAATGTTGATGCTATGAAAGCAATATGAGTAAGTCTTGCAGTGATCTCGATTTTTTGGGTGAACGTAAGCTGCCGAATGGGGTTTCTGACTATGCATGTGGATGGCAGGGGCCAAGATTATTGGCTCGATATGGCAAGGCTAATTCTTCGATTCTTTTTGCTCCCTCTTGGGCAAGTAACGCGTTAGATTGTTATTCGATTGGCAATCCTTGCGTCTACTTCAGCAAGTCGCTAGCCAGATGACTATAATGAAGGTCTTCTGGCCTGATCGGTATTGGATAATTTATGCAATCTCAAGTAGACGCCGCACCCCGCAAGCCGCTCTGGATAAAGCTTGCAATCGCGATCGTGATTGTGGCAACAGGCTTGTTTGTCATGCTGTCGCTTTCGCATAAAAATCCTGCACCGGACGTCAGTTTCACGAATTTGAAAGGCGAGCAGGTCTCTCTCAAGAGTTTGCGTGGCAAAGTTGTGATGGTCAATTTCTGGGCCACTAGTTGTACTACCTGTGTCGGTGAAATGCCTAAAATGGTGGCAACTTACGATAAATATAAAGCCCAGGGTTTGGATTTTGTGGCGGTCGCCATGAGCTACGATCCCCCAAACTATGTCCTGAATTTTGTGAAAACACGCGGTTTGCCGTTTCAGGTAGCGTTAGATACCAACGATAAGATTGCTAATTCATTTGGTGACGTCAAACTGACACCGACTACTTTTGTCATCGACAAAAAAGGCAATATTATTAAGCGTTATGTGGGCGAGCCCTCTTTTGCTGAGCTGCATCAATTGCTCGATAAGGCCTTAGCAGCATGATCAATTGATGATCTTGATCGCAAGATCGCAAATCAAATAATGAAGGCGCATGGATTTTCTATGCGCCTTTTTGTTTGTCGACTGATTTACCGTGAAGTCGCCGCCCGCGATGCCGTATCGTATAGCCCCGACGCCGTTCGTAACAATTTAGCCGTCTCGCCCAGGCTTTGATTCGATAAGCCGGTATCCGATAGCAGTGGAATGAGGCATTCCTCTCGCACTTGACGGTATGCCTGAGCTAGTGCATAGCCTTTCTCAGTTGCCGAAAAAAAAGCCTCTTTGCCGACTTTCTCGCTCGCTACCAAGCCCGTTTTAACCAATTTTTTTAGCGCATAGCTAGCAACGTGCGTGTCCTCAATATTCAGTACGAAGCAAATATCGGCTAATTTTTTTTTGCGCTCGCGGTGGCAAACATGATGCAACAAAGACACCTCAATTGGTGTCATATCTTTTACGCCAGCCGCCGCCATGCAACGTGCCATCCAGCGGTTAAAAGCATTGCCAGCAATAATTAACGCATATTCAAGTTCAGATAACTCTGAGGTACTTTCCGACGCCAGATGCGCCGATGACAGTATTTTTGATGGGGTATTCATGTTGTGTCCCGGTACACCTTTGAAGGCGTCAAAATTAAATAAAAAACAATCTATGAATCTACGCGAAATTAGTCTAAAAGCAGTATGTGCCGTATAGTTGCTATTATGAAACAATCGCTAAGCACATAAAAGAGGCTTCGTTTGCATGCTAATTGAGAATTGCTTTTCAGTGTCTTGATTTATTGATGAAGACGTGAATTTGCCCAAGGATTCATGGTTCGAAGATGATGATTTGAATACGATTTATGATCTATTTACATACAATTTATTGACATTTTATTTTTGATGGCCGATATTGCTAGTTTCTTTATGCTAATTACTGTTTAAGTCGCTTAACTTGACTTAATCCATCACCATCATGCACCGCTTTGTAGCGTGTGGAAGGAAATAAGCGAGATGACCGAGTCCAAGCTTCAACCGACCCTGGATCAGGCGGAAATTCATTTTTTGGGCGAAGGTTCCCTGACATTAACTGTCGGCGGCATCGGCAGCGTTGCAGTCAGCGCAACACTGGATTGCCAGCAGCGTTTGTGGGCCATTGCGGCTAAAGCAAACGCGTGGCCGCACGTTCGTGATGTTGTCCCTGGGATGAATAATTTGACGATATTGTTTGACCCATTGATTGCTGACTTCGATGATCTGGCAGACAAATTATTAACCGCCTGGAATAAATCGACAGCTGTCACTAAGAGCGGTCGTCAGATTGACATTCCTGTAGTGTACGGCGGAGACCGCGGTCCTGATTTAACAGCGGTTGCAGAACATACCGGATTGTCCGTAGCGGAAGTGATCCGGCGCCACACAGCTGCTGATTACGTCGTTTTTTTCCTTGGTTTTCAACCTGGTTTTGCGTACATGGGTGGACTAGATCCGTTGCTAGCTACTCCGCGTCGCCGTGAGCCACGCTTAGTTGTGCCCGCCGGTTCGGTCGCCATTGGCGGCAGCCAAACTGCCATCTATCCCGCCGCATCGCCCGGTGGATGGCAGTTAATTGGTCATTCGGATGTGCGGTTATTCGATCCATCCGCTGCGTCGCCAACACTGTTGCAACCCGGTGACCGGGTGCGCTTTGTGGCTAGTGGGGATTTATCATGATTGACGTCATCCGCGCTGGTCGCTTGAACTCCATCCAAGATATGGGGCGCAGCGGCTTTCGGCATTTGGGCATCTGTCAGTCGGGCGCCTTGGACCGCATCGCGCTCGCTATTTCAAATAAGTTGGTCGGTAATGCAATTGATGCCGCGGGGCTGGAAATCACGCTCGGTCCTTGCGTATTGCGCTTCACTGCTGACACACGGATTGCTGTTGGCGGTGCTGATTTTGCGGCGACACTTGACGGTAGAAGCGTTGGGCCATGTTGGAGTATTCCGGTCAGGGCGGGTCAGACTTTAAAATTGCATTCGGCAAAAAAAGGTATGCGTGCCTATATTGCCATCGCAGGTGGACTTGATGTTGCTTTGCAGCTGGGTTCACGTTCGACCGATATGTCTGCCGGATTTGGCGGCCATTGTGGCCGAGCACTTTTGGATGGAGATCAATTGACGATGGCGGTGCCGAATCCGGCCTCGTCACCTATCCGGTGCGCCCCTCGATTTGGCGTTCGCGCACCCGATTGGTACGACTTGGACACAGAATCGAAGTACGCACAACCAATGCAGATTCGGGTAATTCCTGGTTCGGAATATGCGCTGTTTTCGGTGGCGGCACAACGTGCTTTTTGGAAAAGCGTATGGACACTCACTCCGCAAAGTAACCGTATGGGATTTCGCTTGTCGGGGCCGGAGTTGAAGACTAAAAAGAGCGTTGATATGCTATCGCACGGCGTTTTTCCCGGCGTCATTCAGGTACCACCAGCAGGTCAACCAATCGTCTTGATGGCCGATGCTCAAACCACCGGTGGCTACCCAAAAATAGGCGTCGTCATCGCCGCTGATATTCCCAAGCTTGCACAGCTTCGCTTTAATCGGACGCTACAGTTTATTGAGTGTAATGCCGAACAAGCTCGCCAGGAGCTCATTAATGAAACGTTATATCTGGAGCAAATCGATAGGGCCATGACGTGGCTGCATCCGGAAAAAAAATGACGCGAAAATGAAGGAGTAACTGATGAAGAAGACGACAAAAAAAGAGGTAAATTTGGCAGATATTTCTACGTCCACTTTATTGCCTGATTCGACGGAGATTTCTGCGATGCCGTTGACGCATCATTCTTCTCAAACGCGAGATGTGGCCCTTAACGTTGACCTGAACGCTGATCTCGGTGAAGGTGGTGCCAGCGATCAGGCCTTGCTCGCATTGATCAGTTCCGCCAATATCGCCTGCGGTTGGCATGCCGGCAGAGCAGTGTTGATGCAGCAAACGGTTGCATGGGCGATACAGTATGGCGTTGCCATTGGTGCGCATCCTAGTTTTCCTGATCCCGATAATTTTGGTCGGACCGAGATGCATTTGCCAGCGCAAGAGATTTACAGTGGCATGCTTTACCAGATCGGCGCGCTGGCTGCGATTGCGGAAGCACAAGGTGCGCGGTTAGTCCACGTCAAGCCGCATGGCGCGCTATATAATCAAGCTGCGCGCGATCCCAAATTGGCCGCTGCGATTGTGGCAGCGGTTCGTGATTTTGATCCCGCTCTGGCATTGTTTGGCTTGGCCAATAGCGCGTTGATTACCGCCGCTAGAAAGGCGGGCCTGGTGGCGGTTGAAGAAGTTTTTGCCGACCGTGGATATAACGCTGATGGCAGCCTGGTCAAGCGCGGCACACCGGGTGACATGATTGAGGATGAAGAGAAAGCGCTGGCACAAACAATCAGCATGGTCCGTGATGGCAAGGTGCAGGCGATAAACGGCTGTTGGGTTCCGTTGATAGCGGATACAGTATGTTTACATGGCGATGGCGCACATGCATTGGCTTTTGCTCAGCGCATTCGCGCTTATTTGGCGCAAGAGGGTATTGCCGTGACTGCCCGACGCGGGCCGGAGATTGCCTCCGTGACAGACGATTTTTCGCTATTCCCATTACTAAAGTAATCCGCACCAGAAGCATCAACGACGCACCAGTTAGCAATCTTAATATTGGAAATATATGCACTCTGCAGTCAGTTTGTGGCCTTTAATCGGCGTCGTTGTGATCATTGCGGGTTTTATCCTGCGCTTCAATCCCATGCTGGTGGTCGCCGTTGCCGCGATAGTGACCGGGGTCGCTGCACAGTTTCCGGCCGAACAGGTGCTTGCAGAAATCGGCACTGGTTTTATCAAGACCCGTAATTTACCTTTAATCATCCTGCTGCCGTTGGCCATCATCGGACTACTTGAGCGGCACGGTTTGCGCTTGCATGCGCAAAACTGGATTGGGCGTATCAAGTCGGCGACTGCTGGACGTTTATTGATCGTTTATCTGGCCGCGCGTGAATTGACTGCCGCTATCGGTTTGACTAGTCTGGGTGGTCATCCGCAGATGGTGCGGCCGCTGTTGGCTCCGATGACCGAAGGGGCCGCCGAAACCCGTTATGGCAAACTGACCGATGCTGTACGCTTCAAGTTACGTGCTTATGCTGCCGCCACGGATAATATCGGCCTATTTTTTGGTGAAGATATTTTTGTAGCCTTTGGTGCAATCGTCTTGATGTCCACCTTTCTGCATGAGGCTGGTATCGACGTCGAACCGCTACATATTGCGTTGTGGGGTATTCCCACCGCGATTTCCGCCTTCATTATTCATGGCTATCGCCTATCGCGATTAGACGCGGCGCTGGATCGGGAGATGAATTATCAACCGCATGCAAAGACCGCCACCTCAGCGTCGACGACCAACCAGGATGGAACTAAGTCATGATTATTTCAGTTACTTATCTTTATTATCTGGTTGGTGTGATTCTCGCCATTACTGCTGTGATGACGTTACGCGACAGCAGCAACCCACGTCGTTGGTCTAGTGGTTTATTTTGGGGATTATTTGCGGCAGCTTTTTTGATTGGTGACCGTTTGCCACCAGCACTGGTCGGACTGGGCGTGATTTTGATGGCGTTGATCGCCGGTTTAGGATGGGTCGGGGCTGGTAAACATGTTGAGCTTCCGGATGCGGCGCGGCGCGCCAGTGCCGGTCGGCTCGGGAATAAATTATTTGTTCCTGCTTTAGCAATTCCTATCGTGACGGTCATTGGTACGGTCCTGCTGCACAACGTCAAATTTGGTGACAGCTTTTTGCTAGACCCGAAAAATACCACGCTCGTCAGCCTCGGAATAGGCTGTATCGTCGCGCTGGGATTGGCTTGCTGGTTGACACATGACACGCCTGCGCAATCGATGCGGGAATCGCGACGCCTGACCGAAGCGCTGGGTTGGGCGGTAGTGTTGCCGCAAATGCTGGGAATGCTCGGTTTGGTGTTCTCTGACGCCGGTGTCGGCAAAGCGGTCGCGCACATCACTACGTCATACATCAATATGGATTATAAATTTGTCGCCGTCATGGTGTACGTGTTTGGCATGGCGCTTTTCACGGTGGTGATGGGCAACGGTTTTGCTGCGTTTCCGGTCATGGCTGGCGGTGTCGGTGTGCCGGTATTGGTCGGCGTATATGGCGCAAATCCAGCCGTAATGGCCTCAATCGGGATGTTCTCCGGCTATTGCGGCACGCTCATGACGCCCATGGCAGCGAACTTTAATATCGTACCGGCAGCGTTGCTGGAGTTGCCGGATCGAAACGCTGTAATTAAGGCCCAGTTGCCTACCGCGCTAGTGCTTTTAGTCGTTAATGTGTTTCTTTTATATTTCTTGATGAACCGTTAAGTTGGGTGTGAGATCGATTAGCCGGCGCACAGGTAAACACTTCAGACAAAGAACCGGCTGATGGAATCGTGCATAGGGAATAATGTTGGAATGCTGAATACGCTTTAGTTCAGCGTATCCAGCAAGCGAGATGGTGCAGCGTAGAAACATATTTCGAAAAGCAAACCGTTATTGGATGCTTTTCGATGTAATCGTATTATTTTTTTGCATCATTCATTTTGGCATTGCTGCCAAAACATCGTGCGCCTGCTCATCCGCATGATACGAACTACGCACCATTGCGCCGACCGCAGCATGGACAAACCCCATTTTGTACGCTTCTTCTTCGTACATTTTAAACGTATCAGGATGCACGTAGCGACGCACTGGCAAGTGGTTGCCGCTTGGCATCAAATACTGGCCGATCGTCAGCATGTCAACGTCATGCGCGCGCAAATCTCGCATTACTTGCAATACTTCCTCGTCCGTTTCGCCCAACCCCACCATGATGCCGGACTTGGTCGGAACCTTTGGATGCAGCGCCTTGAAACGTTTGAGTAAATTGAGCGAGTAATCATAATCCGAACCCGGACGCGCTTCTTTATACAGGCGCGGTGCAGTTTCCAGATTATGGTTCATGACGTCCGGGGGAGCTGCATTGAGGATTTCAAGTGCGCGGTCCATGCGGCCGCGGAAGTCAGGCGTCAGGATTTCAATCCGCGTGTTGGGTGACAATTCGCGGACGCGACGGATACATTCGGCGAAATGGCCTGCACCGCCATCGCGTAAATCATCGCGGTCAACGCTGGTGATGACAACATAACTCAGGCGTAATTCGGCAATGGTTTTTGCCAGATTTTCGGGTTCGTTGACATCTAACGGATCAGGACGGCCATGGCCGACGTCGCAGAACGGGCAGCGGCGGGTGCATTTATCACCCATGATCATGAAGGTTGCCGTGCCCTTACCGAAACACTCACCGATGTTGGGACAACTGGCTTCTTCACAGACCGTCACCAGGCTGTTGGCGCGCAGAATATCTTTGATTTCATAGAAGCGTGTGGTCGGCGATGCCGCCTTGACGCGAATCCAGTCCGGCTTTTTGAGGCGCTCAATCGGAATGATTTTGATTGGAATGCGCGCAGTTTTGCTGGCACCTTTTTGCTTTTCTAGCGGATTATAGGGCGCGGCCGGAATAGCACCAGTATTAGGGGCGAGGGCAGCTTTAGCAGTATCAACAACGTGTAGTGGAGTAGTTTCTGTAGTCATAGTCTAAGTAATCTTCTTTGGTGAAGCATCAACCGAGGCGTTCAATCAGTATGTGAGCGAGTGCTAACTGCACTGCAGATAACGCCGCATCAGTCCCCAACGTTTTCATATCGATCGTCGCCAAGCCTTCGTAGCCGCACGGATTGATCCAGGAAAATGGTGTCAAATCCATCGCAACATTGAGCGAGACGCCATGATATGTGCAGCCGCTGGCGCGAATTTTCAACCCGAGCGCTGCGATCTTAGCACCTTGCCATGGGCCATCGGCCATGTAAATGCCGGGTGCGCCGGATTTGCGCTCACCAGCAAGATTATACGCTGCGAGGGTCTCGATCACCGCTTGCTCAATGACGTGGACAAATTCACGTGCAAAAAGACGGCTTTCTGTGCGTTTTCGGCGCAAATCGATCAGTAAATAGATAACTACCTGACCGGGGCCATGATAAGTGACTTCACCTCCACGATCAGTTTGTACGATCGGAATGGCATGCGGTGCCAGAACATGGCCCGGATCGGCAGCAAGCCCCAGCGTGAATACGGGCGGATGCTCGACGATCCATAACTGATCAGCGGTGTCGGAGGTGCGGGCGTCAGTGAAGGCGCGCATGGCGTCAAAAGTGACCTGATACGGTTCGTTGCCACGCTGGATTATTTCGGGGGAAGAAGAAAGCGGCATAGGCGATAGTGTACCGAAAATCGGGTGATATCGGGTTAGTCAGATAAATTGTCTTTTTGTTCACACTTGAAAACGACGCTTTATATTTTTGCGAACCTGGATCAACTGTCTGGTAGAAGAGTTGGATAATGAATAACGTTAAAGTGCCTAAGTTGCGTTAGTCTGAATTTGGCGTTTTTACGCAGAGTTGCTCGAGCGCAAATCTACGTGGGCACGTTGTTTGCAATTGATTACCCGTTGGCGTGAACACCATTTAAAATGATGCGATGTGTCGGATTTCTGTATGAAAGCGACAAAATTTGTCACCGAATTGGTTATTTTAATCTGCATGCTTACCGTCTGGAAACTATCTTGAATAATTTACGTCAGCAGTTTATTGCGTTTTCTGTCGCCTCGGGCGTTCTGCGGTTTGGTGATTTTGTGACCAAAGCGGGGCGCACTTCGCCTTATTTCTTTAACGCCGGATTATTTAACGAAGGCGCAACGCTGGCGCAGTTATCGCAGTTTTACGCCCGCACTTTGCTGGACTCCGGGGTTGAGTTCGACATGCTGTTCGGTCCCGCTTATAAAGGCATTACGCTGGCGTCGGCAACGGCAGTCGCAATGGCTGCCGAAGGCCGCAATGTAGCATTTTCGTATAACCGCAAGGAAGCCAAGGATCATGGCGAAGGCGGCACTATCGTTGGGGCCAAGTTGGAAGGGCGCGTAGTCATTATCGATGACGTCATTTCGGCCGGTACTTCGGTACGTGAATCAGTAGCGATGATCCGCGCTGCCGGTGCAACCCCATGTGCGGTCCTGATCGCACTGGACCGGATGGAGCGCTCAGGTAAGGACGATGCGCTTTCCGAGAAGTCAGCAGTGGAAGAAGTGGGTCGAGAATTTGGATTGCCAGTGATTTCAATAGGCAATTTAAACGATTTGCTGACGTATATTTCGGCTGCCGGTGCGGACCCGCAGTTGGCGCAATATAAAGACGCAGTGGCTTCTTATCGTACGCGTTATGGCGTGAACTGATTATAAAAAATGTTGACTCCATCATGCGCCACAGTTGGCGTATATGTTCGTTCATTGCTATCTGTTCGAGGCAAACCTTGGTTGCCAGGATAGTACCCATATGGATTGGTTGGCGGGATGAATGTTAGCTAGCGCTAGGCGATGTAATGCAAAATGGGCTCACACTGACTGGCGGCGTTAATTTGCGGATAAGCGCATGAATTCAAGCGTAAAGATTCAACTAAAAACGCGACTAATGGCACAACGAATGCACAGCTTCACAAGTGCATTGAGTTTGCCTTGTCTGACTGTTTTTACGATGATTTTTATAGGTGTTATTTGTGCGTTGCCGTTGCCAGTGCGCAGCCAGATTTTTACTTGCAAGGACTCCGCAGGACGGACGATGACTTCTGATCATCCTATGCCAGAATGTGCTGATCGGGCGATGCGTGAACTCAGTAATACCGGTTTGTTACGGCGCGAAATCCCCGCGCCACTCAATGCTGAACAAAAACGGCAGCAGCAACTGCTGGAAGATAAGCGTCGCTTAGCGGTTGCAGTGGTGGAAGAGCAGCGCCAGCAAGATAGAGCATTGATGGCGCGCTATCGTAGCGAGGGTGATATCGCAGCGTCGCGGCGTTATTACCTTGGTCTGTCGCAAGATATGATTAAACGCGATCAAGCGTTTATATTGGATGCAGAAAATCAATTGAAGCAGGCGCAGGCAGATACAGAATTCTATAAAAATAGAAAGCTTCCCGGCAACGTCCAATGGCGTATCGACGATGCGCAGCATGCTTTAGAGAGCGGTAAAACCAGCTTGAATGCGCATCAAAAAGAAGCCGCCGGAATCAATGTTAAATTTGATGAAACGTTAGCGCGTTACCGGGCGCTAACCGTTAGCCAGTCAACCGCCTCGAATCGCTGATGACGCGTTTTGTATGGGTAGCAGAGCCATGTGCGAGTGCGGCAAGTTTGATTGAGCCTAATCAGGTCGGGGCGGTATACCTTTTGACCTGATTGCGTGATTAGCCCCGACCTTTTTTTCAGCGTCTACGATGCCAGTTTTTGTTTCAATAATTCTGTCAACTGGGTAGGATTGGCTTTGCCCTTACTGGCTTTCATCGCCTGACCGATGAGCGCATTAAATGCTTTTTCCTTGCCGGACCGGAACTCTTCAACCGATTTGGTATTGGCGGCCAATACATCATCGATGATCTTTTCTAACGCGCCGCTATCCGAAATCTGCTTCAGACCTTTGCTATCGATGATCTCATCAGCCAACGTATCCTGAGAAGCTTTTGCGTCCCACATTGCGGCAAACACTTCTTTGGCTATTTTGTTGGAAATAGTGCCGTCAGCGATACGTTGCAGCAGCAACGCAAATTGGCTCGCGCTGACCGGTGCGACGCTGATATCAACGTCTTCACGGTGAAGTGTCGATGAGATATCGCCCATCAGCCAGTTAGCAGCCGGTTTGGCCTGGTCTTTGCCCGCTATGGTTACCACCGCTTCAAAATACGCGGCCATTGCCTTCGATTGGGTCAAGACGATTGCATCGTAGTCCGACAGACCATATTCGCGCATAAAACGCTCACGCATCGCTCCCGGCAATTCCGGCATGGTCGCCCGTACGCGTTCGACCCATTCCCGGGAGATGACCAGCGGTGGCAAATCAGGGTCCGGGAAGTAGCGATAATCCTGCGAATCTTCCTTGCTGCGCATTGAGCGTGTTTCTTTTTTATCAGGGTCGTAGAGGCGTGTTTCCTGGCGAATCGTGCCACCGTCTTCAATGGTTTCGATTTGGTTCTGAACTTCGTAATTGATCGCCTCTTCAAGGAAGCGGAACGAGTTCAGATTTTTGATTTCACGCCGCGTACCGTATTCCTTTTGTCCGACCGGGCGTACCGAAACATTGGCATCGCAGCGGAAAGAGCCTTCCTGCATGTTGCCGTCAGAAATACCCAGCCACATGACTAATGCATGTAATGATTTGGCGTAAGCAACCGCTTCTGTTGCGCTGCGCATATCTGGTTCGGTGACGATTTCCAGCAATGGTGTGCCGGCACGATTTAAGTCAATACCGGTCATGCCTTGATAGTCTTCGTGGAGCGATTTTCCTGCATCTTCTTCCAGATGCGCGCGCGTCAGCTGAACCGAGCGAATTTCGCTCTTTCCGTCTTTTTCCATCACGAACGACACCTTGCCACCTTGTACAACCGGAATCTCAAACTGACTGATTTGGTAGCCTTTAGGCAAATCCGGATAAAAATAGTTTTTGCGTGCAAAAACGGATTGTGGCGCAATGACCGCATCGACCGCCAGACCAAACTGGATAGCGCGCTCAACGGCGCCACGATTAAGAACCGGCAATACACCGGGTAATGCCAGATCGACCGGACTGGCCTGGGTATTGGGTTCAGCGCCGAATTGCGTAGAGGAGCCACTGAAAATTTTTGATTTGGTCGAAAGCTGTGCATGCGTTTCAAGACCGATTACGACTTCCCATTGCATAATTTTCTCGTTTCTTTTCTGTACGTGCGCGATGGGCCTTATTGACCATATTGAAAGTGTCGCCAACTCAGGCAATCGCGCACAATGCTGTGTTTATTCTTCGTGACGGCACGTGCCGGTTTTTAAATTTACCGACAATTCCGTAAAATTTACTCTTGAGCCGCACAACGCCGGACAGCTCGGTTTAATGCTTAACGTGTCACCATCGCGTTGCAAGCGGATACTGCAGTTTTTGCCATGATTATAAAAATCAAAACCACGTCGATCTCGTGCCGCCACTGGATCTTTTAGGGTGACACGCCAGCCCGGTTTATCGCCACTCTGGGTGACTTCGGCGACCGGTTCGTCGCTTTCATCCACGCTGCAATCGAAACCGTGCATCGTCCGATACTGATCCGACTCCCAGCGAAAAGTTTTTATCTTGGCGCCATCCAAATGTATTTCGCCTTCGTCGGCCAAAATAACTTTTTCACCGCCTTCAGTATGGGTCGTATTGCAGCCAAATTTGGTCTGCAATTCTTGCGCATACACGGATGTCGACAGTAGCGTTATGGCCAGTAGGATCAGCATCGTAACAAAATAGCGGTGCAAACAGGTGTGGATGACGCGCATGGCGAATTTCTCGTTTCGGTTAGTTGGGCGACCGCAAATGCCAGTCGGTTACGCGTTGATATTGGTGTGCAACGTTAAGCAGCTTCGCTTCATCAAAATAGCTTCCGATAATCTGCAATCCAACCGGACGCTGCGCATTTTTTTCTCCCTGCCCAAAACCGCATGGAATCGACATGCCTGGCAAGCCAGCCAGACTACTCGATAAGGTATAAATGTCGGCTAGATAATTCGCCACAGGATCATTCGCTTTCGCGCCTAAATCCCACGCTACGGTAGGTGATACGGGGCCCATGATGACGTCACATAAACGGTTAGGGCCAGTTAGTGCCTTTTGAAAGTCTTCTGCGATCAGGCGACGGATTTTTTGCGCTTGCAAATAATAGGCATCGTAATAACCGTGCGACAACACGTAGGCACCTACAAGAATACGACGTTTGACTTCTTCGCCAAATCCCTCAGCACGCGATTTTTGATACATATCGGCCAGATCTTTGTAATCGGCTGCGCGATGTCCGTAGCGGACGCCATCGAAGCGACTCAGATTGGACGACGCTTCGGCTGGCGCAATCACGTAATACACGGGAATTGATAGTTCAGTTTTCGGGAGTGAAATATCGACCAGAACGGCACCCAATTTTTCGTACTCGCTCAAGGCTGCGCGCACCGCTTGTTCAACGTCGGGGGCGAGGCCGCTACTAAAATATTCTTTTGGAATGCCGATTCGCAAACCTTTGATATCGTCGTTCAGGCCAAGAGTAAAATCTTCTTTTGGGCGCTCCAGACTGGTGGAGTCGCGCGGATCAAATCCAACCATCGCATTGAGTAACAAAGCACAATCTTCTGCAGTTTGAGCGATGGGCCCGGCCTGATCCAATGACGAAGCAAAGGCGATCATGCCGAAGCGAGAT is a genomic window of Glaciimonas sp. CA11.2 containing:
- the gatA gene encoding Asp-tRNA(Asn)/Glu-tRNA(Gln) amidotransferase subunit GatA is translated as MHTKTLKQLSILLHDKKISSVELTTQFLARIQQSDLNAFLHVDPELTLQQARNADQRLAQNNATPLTGLPIAHKDIFVTRDWRSTAGSKMLENYVSPFDATVVSHFKDAGMVHLGKLNCDEFAMGSSNENSHFGAVKNPWDKTAIPGGSSGGSAAAVAARLTPAATATDTGGSIRQPASLCGVTGIKPTYGSVSRFGMIAFASSLDQAGPIAQTAEDCALLLNAMVGFDPRDSTSLERPKEDFTLGLNDDIKGLRIGIPKEYFSSGLAPDVEQAVRAALSEYEKLGAVLVDISLPKTELSIPVYYVIAPAEASSNLSRFDGVRYGHRAADYKDLADMYQKSRAEGFGEEVKRRILVGAYVLSHGYYDAYYLQAQKIRRLIAEDFQKALTGPNRLCDVIMGPVSPTVAWDLGAKANDPVANYLADIYTLSSSLAGLPGMSIPCGFGQGEKNAQRPVGLQIIGSYFDEAKLLNVAHQYQRVTDWHLRSPN